One window of Oscillibacter hominis genomic DNA carries:
- a CDS encoding SDR family oxidoreductase — translation MITSNDPLFSVENKICIVTGGMGQLGAQFSKALWERGARVAVWGRHVPQEKIEKIYTKEQYTSDRLKFYTVDITSKESLNKALDEMEQAWGGAPDVLVNNAGIDTQPSAPPEVSGPFENFPEEVFREVVDVNLVGTFLACQAVGARMVKANKGGSIINIGSIYGMVSPIQDIYAYKKEQTSVPFIKPVAYSAAKSGIYNLTRYLATYWGKQDIRVNTLTPAGVWRDTQDATFQGNFCARMPMGRMSQEDEYNGAIIFLASKASSFMTGSNLIIDGGWTAW, via the coding sequence ATGATTACAAGCAACGATCCTCTGTTCAGCGTAGAAAACAAGATCTGCATCGTCACCGGCGGCATGGGCCAGTTGGGCGCGCAGTTCAGCAAGGCCCTCTGGGAGCGGGGTGCACGGGTGGCCGTGTGGGGCCGCCACGTCCCCCAGGAGAAGATCGAAAAGATTTACACCAAGGAGCAGTACACCTCCGACCGCCTGAAGTTTTACACCGTGGACATCACCAGCAAGGAGAGCCTCAACAAGGCCCTGGACGAGATGGAACAGGCCTGGGGCGGCGCCCCCGACGTGCTGGTGAACAACGCCGGCATCGACACCCAGCCCTCCGCGCCCCCGGAGGTTTCCGGCCCCTTTGAGAACTTCCCCGAGGAGGTGTTCCGCGAGGTGGTGGATGTGAACCTGGTCGGCACCTTCCTGGCCTGCCAGGCGGTGGGCGCCCGGATGGTGAAGGCCAACAAGGGCGGCTCCATCATCAACATCGGCTCCATCTACGGCATGGTTTCCCCCATCCAGGACATCTATGCCTATAAAAAGGAGCAGACCAGCGTGCCCTTCATCAAGCCTGTGGCCTACTCCGCCGCCAAGTCCGGCATTTATAACCTGACCCGCTACCTGGCCACCTATTGGGGCAAGCAGGATATCCGGGTGAACACCCTGACGCCTGCCGGCGTGTGGAGGGACACCCAGGACGCCACCTTCCAGGGCAACTTCTGCGCCAGAATGCCCATGGGCCGCATGTCCCAGGAGGATGAGTACAACGGCGCCATCATCTTCCTGGCCTCCAAGGCGTCCTCCTTTATGACCGGCTCCAACCTGATCATCGACGGAGGCTGGACAGCATGGTAA
- a CDS encoding TRAP transporter small permease → MEHELGKSKVERVIDLLYSLIQWICVICLAGQVVVITWAVFGRFVLNNTPSWAEEVSKILMVWMSLMAAALAVKDDTHVRMTIFDKLFGPLGLKIRNTIFALLNIFFCGVLFWKGLDLIEQTSRTKLPGSGLPSSVLYGSVCIGGLAMTIMLLYQLGRTLCQRK, encoded by the coding sequence ATGGAACATGAATTGGGAAAATCAAAGGTGGAGCGGGTCATCGACCTCCTCTACAGCTTGATCCAGTGGATCTGCGTGATCTGCCTGGCCGGTCAGGTGGTGGTGATCACCTGGGCGGTCTTTGGGCGGTTCGTGCTCAACAACACGCCCTCCTGGGCGGAGGAAGTCTCCAAAATCCTCATGGTGTGGATGTCGCTGATGGCGGCCGCCCTGGCGGTCAAAGATGACACCCACGTGCGTATGACCATTTTTGACAAACTGTTCGGCCCATTGGGGCTGAAAATCCGCAACACGATCTTTGCGCTTTTGAATATCTTTTTCTGCGGCGTACTCTTCTGGAAGGGCCTGGACCTGATCGAACAGACGTCCCGCACGAAGTTGCCCGGCAGCGGCCTGCCCTCCTCCGTGCTGTACGGCTCGGTCTGTATCGGGGGCCTTGCCATGACCATCATGCTTTTGTACCAATTGGGGAGGACGCTATGTCAACGGAAGTAA
- a CDS encoding tripartite tricarboxylate transporter substrate binding protein, producing the protein MKKFLSLAMALVLALSLVACGNSGGGSASGSASGSGSASGSGSGEAGGVTFDHDITMIVPWSAGGGTDTVARKLVENAEKYLGVKINVENVTGGSGAVGLAQLLSAEPDGYTLALLPVELSFLKEQGVYTFDFSDFTQICNINSDPAALAVSASSDFQSVADVVEYAKANPGALKIGHSGTGFLWHLAGGLFADAAGIEVTYVPYDGSSTGNAALMGGDIDAVTFSGAEETALEASGDIRVLATFSDEPMTIFSTDVPTMKDEGYDITLSTFRGIGGPAGMDPEVVAALDEAFGKMSEEPSFIEAMDNMGLGIKYLPTEEYKQLCDETAASMKSVCELLGLSQ; encoded by the coding sequence ATGAAGAAGTTTTTGTCTTTGGCCATGGCTCTTGTGCTGGCCCTCTCTCTGGTGGCCTGCGGCAACAGCGGCGGCGGCTCTGCTTCCGGCAGCGCGTCCGGCAGCGGCAGTGCCAGCGGTTCCGGTTCCGGCGAGGCCGGCGGCGTGACCTTTGACCACGACATCACCATGATCGTTCCCTGGTCTGCCGGCGGCGGCACCGACACCGTTGCAAGAAAGCTGGTTGAGAACGCCGAGAAGTATCTGGGCGTAAAGATCAATGTGGAGAACGTCACCGGCGGCAGCGGCGCTGTGGGCCTGGCCCAGTTGCTCTCCGCGGAGCCCGACGGCTACACCCTGGCTTTGCTGCCTGTTGAGCTGTCCTTCCTGAAGGAGCAGGGCGTCTACACCTTTGACTTCAGCGACTTCACCCAGATCTGCAACATCAACTCCGACCCCGCCGCCCTGGCTGTCTCCGCCAGCTCCGACTTCCAGTCCGTGGCTGACGTGGTGGAATATGCCAAGGCCAACCCCGGCGCCCTGAAGATCGGCCACTCCGGCACCGGCTTCCTGTGGCACCTGGCCGGCGGCCTGTTTGCCGACGCTGCCGGCATCGAGGTCACCTATGTCCCCTATGACGGCTCTTCCACCGGCAACGCGGCCCTGATGGGCGGCGACATTGACGCCGTCACCTTCTCCGGCGCCGAGGAGACCGCGCTGGAGGCCTCCGGCGACATCCGCGTCCTGGCCACCTTCTCCGACGAGCCCATGACCATCTTCAGCACCGATGTCCCCACCATGAAGGACGAGGGTTATGATATCACCCTGTCCACCTTCCGCGGCATCGGCGGACCGGCCGGCATGGATCCCGAAGTGGTTGCCGCTCTGGACGAGGCCTTCGGCAAGATGAGCGAGGAGCCCAGCTTCATCGAGGCCATGGACAACATGGGCCTGGGCATCAAGTACCTGCCCACCGAGGAGTACAAGCAGCTGTGCGACGAGACCGCCGCCAGCATGAAGTCCGTCTGCGAACTGCTGGGCCTGTCTCAGTAA
- a CDS encoding N-acetylneuraminate lyase, translating to MVNSAHPELQKIFSALTVPMHADESVNYEALAQIVEAQIADGVEGFYCCGSSGEGLLLTLEERKKILECTLRQVSGRVPVVAHVGTIRTADVIDLARHAKSAGAAAVSMIPPYYYKFSMAEITGYYKAVLDAVPGLEAILYNIPQFTGVEFSKDNAAELLSDPRIIGIKHTSQNLYSLERMSVAYPDKVLINGFDEMFLGALSMGASCTIGTTVNLFAPTFLKVRDLYNAGRMAEAFAQQNLINHRVEVMVKAGIFSAVKYGWTVRGIDCGACRSPFAPLTEEAKASVRELFA from the coding sequence ATGGTAAATTCCGCCCATCCCGAACTGCAGAAGATTTTTTCCGCCCTCACCGTGCCCATGCACGCTGACGAGAGCGTCAACTATGAGGCCCTTGCCCAGATCGTGGAGGCTCAGATCGCCGACGGCGTGGAGGGCTTCTACTGCTGCGGCTCCTCCGGAGAGGGGCTGCTGCTGACGCTGGAGGAGCGGAAAAAGATTCTGGAGTGCACGCTGCGCCAGGTCTCCGGCCGGGTGCCGGTGGTGGCCCATGTGGGCACCATCCGCACCGCCGATGTCATCGACCTGGCCCGTCATGCCAAAAGCGCCGGCGCCGCGGCGGTGTCCATGATCCCGCCCTACTATTATAAGTTCTCCATGGCGGAGATCACCGGCTACTACAAAGCGGTGCTGGATGCCGTCCCCGGGCTGGAGGCCATCCTTTACAACATCCCCCAGTTCACCGGCGTGGAGTTCAGCAAGGACAATGCGGCGGAGCTGCTCAGCGACCCGCGGATCATCGGCATCAAGCACACCTCCCAGAACCTTTACAGCCTGGAGCGGATGTCCGTGGCCTATCCCGACAAGGTACTCATCAACGGCTTTGACGAGATGTTCTTAGGCGCGCTCTCCATGGGCGCCAGTTGCACCATCGGCACCACAGTGAACCTGTTTGCCCCCACCTTTTTAAAGGTGCGGGACCTCTACAATGCCGGGCGCATGGCCGAGGCATTTGCCCAGCAGAACCTCATCAACCACCGGGTGGAGGTCATGGTGAAGGCCGGAATCTTCAGCGCGGTGAAATACGGCTGGACGGTGCGCGGCATCGACTGCGGCGCCTGCCGCAGCCCCTTCGCGCCGCTGACGGAGGAGGCCAAGGCTTCCGTCCGGGAGCTGTTTGCCTGA
- a CDS encoding TRAP transporter substrate-binding protein produces the protein MKKFLSLAMALVMALSLAACGSSGSGSASGSGSASGSASGSSAPSGEKITIRLADVQAENDVETQFEYKFAELVSEKSNGRIEVQVYPAGQMGEMADILSSVQMGSIEMCRTNPSWLADAGAESMNLLSLPFVFKDLESANKVLESEVGDTMLQEIVDKGLGVYGLGYLEPSGRYFFFKNKEVSSLDDIKGLKIRVPTNSLATSMVESLGASATPIAYNELYSSLQTGIVDGADNPLKGILNMSFYEVSSYVLDMAHQYEASIMLVGESFWNKLSAEDQAILQEAMDEGAAYYKEIAEAELDGYRTALEGKGLTFVTPDNPQEWMDAVQPMYAQFSVGYEDLLQQIQDMQ, from the coding sequence ATGAAAAAGTTTCTGTCTTTGGCAATGGCACTTGTAATGGCACTTTCCCTGGCGGCCTGCGGCAGCAGCGGCTCCGGCAGCGCGTCCGGCAGCGGCAGTGCGTCCGGCAGTGCCTCCGGCTCTTCTGCGCCCTCCGGCGAGAAGATCACCATCCGTCTCGCGGACGTTCAGGCGGAGAACGACGTGGAGACCCAGTTCGAGTATAAGTTTGCCGAGCTGGTTTCCGAAAAGAGCAACGGCCGCATCGAGGTCCAGGTCTATCCTGCCGGCCAGATGGGCGAGATGGCCGATATCCTCAGCTCCGTGCAGATGGGCTCCATCGAGATGTGCCGCACCAACCCCTCCTGGCTGGCCGATGCCGGCGCCGAGTCCATGAACCTGCTGTCCCTGCCTTTCGTGTTCAAGGATTTGGAGAGCGCCAACAAGGTGCTGGAGAGTGAAGTGGGCGACACCATGCTCCAGGAGATCGTGGACAAGGGCCTGGGCGTCTACGGCCTGGGCTATCTGGAGCCCTCCGGCAGATATTTCTTCTTCAAGAACAAGGAAGTCTCCAGCCTGGACGACATCAAGGGATTGAAGATCCGCGTCCCGACCAACTCCCTGGCCACCTCCATGGTGGAGAGCCTGGGCGCTTCCGCCACCCCCATTGCCTACAATGAGCTCTACAGCTCCCTGCAGACCGGCATTGTGGACGGCGCCGACAACCCCCTGAAGGGCATTTTGAACATGAGCTTCTATGAGGTCAGCTCCTATGTCCTGGATATGGCGCACCAGTACGAGGCCAGCATTATGCTGGTGGGCGAATCCTTCTGGAATAAGCTGAGCGCGGAGGACCAGGCCATTTTGCAGGAGGCCATGGACGAGGGCGCAGCTTACTACAAAGAGATCGCTGAGGCTGAGCTGGACGGCTACCGCACCGCTCTGGAGGGCAAGGGCCTGACCTTCGTCACCCCCGACAATCCCCAGGAGTGGATGGATGCCGTGCAGCCCATGTACGCCCAGTTCTCCGTTGGATATGAAGATCTGCTGCAGCAGATTCAGGACATGCAGTAA
- a CDS encoding TRAP transporter large permease: MSTEVIATIILLGSFFLLIFLGNHILFSIGASTLLTVLYLGIPLQTVAQQTVKGLNSFSLMAVPFFILAGEIMGAGGITRRLVKLADALVGWMRCGLGMVNIVASTFFGGISGSPTADVSSIGAMLIPVMEDNGYDTEFSAAVTMASSVQGLLIPPSHNMVIFAMAAGGVSVGQLFMGGLIPGLFLGLALMIYCYIVARKKNYPVGDKFSLKRTLRATWEGIWGLGTVLIVVLGVVTGVFTATESAAIACIYALIVTFAVYREIPLKEILNIMRNSLKTLAMVMALIGISSAFGWVVSYLQIPTKLTNLLLGISSNKIVLLLIINLLLLIMGTMMDMICSILIITPIILPVVTAIGMSPIQLGVIMILNLGIGLITPPVGVLLFVCSAIAKRSIEQLTKAMLPFYAVMIAVLLAITFIPQISTTLPNLIYGLG, encoded by the coding sequence ATGTCAACGGAAGTAATTGCTACGATCATTCTCCTGGGAAGCTTTTTCCTGCTGATCTTCCTGGGCAACCATATTTTGTTTTCCATCGGCGCGTCCACCCTGCTGACGGTGCTGTACTTAGGCATTCCCCTGCAAACCGTGGCCCAGCAGACGGTAAAGGGACTCAACTCTTTCTCGCTGATGGCGGTCCCCTTCTTCATCCTGGCCGGCGAAATCATGGGCGCCGGCGGCATCACCCGGCGGCTGGTGAAGCTGGCGGATGCCCTGGTGGGCTGGATGCGCTGCGGCCTGGGCATGGTCAACATTGTGGCCAGCACCTTTTTCGGCGGCATCTCCGGCTCCCCCACTGCGGACGTATCCTCCATCGGCGCCATGCTGATCCCGGTGATGGAGGACAACGGTTATGACACCGAGTTCTCCGCGGCCGTCACCATGGCCAGCTCCGTCCAGGGCCTGCTGATCCCGCCCAGCCACAATATGGTCATCTTTGCCATGGCGGCCGGCGGCGTCAGCGTGGGCCAGCTCTTTATGGGCGGATTGATCCCGGGATTGTTCCTGGGCCTGGCGCTGATGATCTACTGCTATATCGTGGCCCGGAAGAAGAACTATCCCGTGGGCGACAAATTCTCTCTGAAACGGACGCTGCGGGCCACTTGGGAGGGCATCTGGGGCCTTGGCACTGTTCTGATTGTGGTGCTGGGCGTGGTCACCGGCGTGTTCACCGCCACCGAGTCCGCGGCCATTGCCTGCATCTATGCGCTGATCGTCACCTTCGCGGTGTACCGGGAGATTCCCCTGAAGGAGATCCTCAACATCATGCGCAACAGCCTCAAGACCCTGGCCATGGTCATGGCGCTGATCGGCATCTCCTCTGCTTTCGGGTGGGTGGTCTCCTACCTTCAGATCCCCACCAAGCTGACCAATCTGCTGCTGGGTATCTCCTCCAACAAGATTGTCCTGCTGCTGATCATCAACCTGCTGCTTTTGATTATGGGCACCATGATGGATATGATCTGCTCCATCCTGATCATCACCCCCATCATTCTGCCTGTGGTCACCGCCATCGGAATGAGCCCCATCCAGCTGGGCGTCATCATGATTTTGAACCTTGGCATCGGCCTCATCACCCCGCCGGTGGGCGTGCTGCTTTTTGTGTGCAGCGCCATTGCAAAGCGGTCCATAGAACAGCTGACAAAGGCCATGCTGCCATTTTACGCTGTCATGATCGCAGTGCTGCTGGCCATTACCTTCATCCCGCAAATTTCCACAACGCTGCCCAATCTGATCTACGGCCTGGGCTAA
- the dapA gene encoding 4-hydroxy-tetrahydrodipicolinate synthase, with protein MNKFVAKYGQILLPLITPYDANEDVDYGKYAELIEYLIEKDLCDSLIVTGTTGEASLLTFDERVKLMETAVKAAAGRKPVIAGTGCASTKETVALTNKAVELGIETCLVVCPFYNKPTQEGLYNHFKTLAESTKANIMLYNIPIFVGVNLEAETVRRLASIPNIIGIKDEAGINPTQVTDFFLATADVDPDFAIYNGDDVMLLPTIVQGAMGLVSGGAHIFGHEIRAIFKAFAEGDNEKAKELFVPIYRFCKSTGQNGRILPNSILRPAIEAVTGIKLGPARSPLAPATEEEMKVTLGILKEIGKLN; from the coding sequence ATGAACAAGTTTGTAGCAAAGTACGGGCAGATACTGCTGCCGCTGATCACGCCGTATGACGCCAACGAGGACGTGGATTACGGCAAGTACGCTGAGCTGATCGAGTACCTGATCGAGAAGGACCTGTGCGATTCGCTGATCGTGACGGGCACCACGGGCGAGGCCAGCCTCCTGACCTTTGACGAGCGCGTGAAGCTGATGGAAACAGCGGTGAAGGCCGCCGCCGGCCGCAAGCCGGTCATCGCCGGCACGGGCTGCGCCTCCACCAAGGAGACGGTAGCGCTGACCAACAAGGCGGTGGAGCTTGGCATTGAGACCTGCCTGGTGGTGTGCCCGTTCTACAACAAGCCCACCCAGGAGGGGCTCTATAACCACTTCAAGACCCTGGCCGAGAGCACCAAGGCCAACATCATGCTCTACAACATCCCCATCTTTGTGGGCGTGAACCTGGAGGCGGAGACGGTGCGGCGCCTGGCGTCCATCCCCAACATCATCGGCATCAAGGACGAGGCGGGGATCAACCCCACCCAGGTGACGGACTTCTTCCTGGCCACGGCGGACGTGGATCCCGACTTCGCCATCTACAACGGCGACGACGTGATGCTGCTGCCCACCATCGTGCAGGGCGCCATGGGCCTGGTGTCCGGCGGAGCCCACATCTTCGGCCATGAGATCCGCGCGATCTTCAAGGCCTTTGCGGAGGGGGACAACGAGAAGGCCAAGGAGCTGTTCGTGCCCATCTACCGCTTCTGCAAGTCCACCGGCCAGAACGGCCGCATCCTGCCCAACTCCATCCTGCGCCCGGCCATTGAGGCCGTGACCGGCATCAAGCTTGGGCCGGCACGCAGCCCCCTGGCTCCCGCCACCGAGGAGGAGATGAAGGTCACCCTCGGCATCCTCAAGGAGATCGGCAAGCTCAACTGA
- a CDS encoding AEC family transporter, which yields MNQEVLATAVSSVVLFLLLTIPGFLFARKNWISGEQMDGLSAIVVNYLSPATILNALIHNTLTPQLLIDAGTALGTMAAGIALGIAAGFLYMKLRRTGPNPGYITLFLMTFSNTGFIGIPLLQMLLGTDALLFAACGEVINDLCIFSFGMMIVQVGCGQARRMNLRGLLNPCFLCAVGGVAILLSGIQLPELVNKLLSTAAGGTVPLVMFLIGAQLGKCDLKSLFGERRLYEIVALKLIGVPGLLFLLVYGLLGVRTFAVRAILLMTAMPSATICAILTRKYHGDADLASRAVMLSTLLSVVTIPFWVVLTAL from the coding sequence ATGAATCAGGAAGTCCTGGCCACCGCCGTCTCTTCGGTCGTGCTGTTTCTGCTGTTGACCATCCCAGGTTTCCTCTTCGCAAGGAAAAACTGGATCAGCGGAGAGCAGATGGACGGCCTGTCCGCCATCGTGGTCAACTACCTCTCTCCGGCCACCATTCTCAATGCCCTGATCCACAACACCCTGACCCCCCAGCTGCTGATAGACGCCGGCACGGCGCTGGGCACCATGGCGGCCGGCATCGCGCTGGGTATTGCGGCCGGCTTCCTCTACATGAAGCTGCGCAGGACAGGGCCCAACCCCGGTTACATCACGCTGTTCCTCATGACCTTTTCCAACACCGGCTTCATCGGCATCCCATTGCTGCAAATGCTCCTGGGCACCGACGCGCTGTTGTTCGCCGCCTGCGGGGAGGTGATCAACGACCTGTGCATCTTCTCCTTTGGCATGATGATTGTCCAGGTTGGGTGCGGTCAGGCGCGGCGCATGAACCTGCGTGGCCTTCTGAACCCCTGCTTCCTCTGCGCGGTGGGCGGCGTGGCGATTTTGCTCAGCGGCATACAGCTGCCGGAGCTGGTGAACAAGCTGCTCTCCACCGCCGCCGGAGGCACCGTGCCCCTGGTGATGTTCCTCATCGGCGCCCAGTTGGGCAAGTGCGACCTCAAGTCCCTGTTTGGAGAGCGCCGCCTCTATGAAATCGTTGCGCTGAAGCTCATCGGCGTGCCTGGGCTCCTCTTCCTGCTGGTCTATGGGCTTTTGGGCGTGCGGACCTTTGCCGTGCGGGCCATCCTGCTGATGACCGCGATGCCCTCCGCCACCATCTGCGCCATACTGACCCGCAAGTACCACGGAGATGCCGACCTTGCCTCCCGGGCAGTGATGCTCTCCACCCTCCTTTCCGTCGTCACCATTCCTTTCTGGGTGGTGCTGACCGCCCTCTGA
- a CDS encoding tripartite tricarboxylate transporter TctB family protein — protein MESTKKRNWIDIVVSLAVYAVTIFVFVYSASFKATADNSLNPDVWPRIICVLMSVAATVQLANALRGKLTTSVTVANKKEVIIAIGLIILYAVLLKPVGYILCSLILMVCLLKLFRVKKVWVYLVLPLATTLASYYLFHMLLLVPLPKGLLAFLG, from the coding sequence ATGGAATCAACAAAAAAGAGGAACTGGATTGATATTGTCGTATCACTGGCCGTCTATGCTGTGACCATCTTTGTGTTTGTCTACAGCGCCTCTTTCAAGGCAACCGCCGACAATTCCCTGAACCCGGACGTATGGCCCCGCATCATCTGCGTGCTGATGAGCGTGGCAGCCACTGTGCAACTGGCCAATGCCCTGCGGGGCAAGCTCACCACCAGTGTGACGGTAGCCAACAAGAAGGAAGTGATCATCGCCATCGGGCTGATCATCCTTTATGCCGTTTTGCTCAAGCCGGTGGGTTACATCCTGTGCTCCCTGATCCTGATGGTTTGCCTGCTGAAGCTGTTCCGGGTCAAAAAAGTGTGGGTCTATCTTGTTCTGCCCCTTGCGACGACACTTGCCTCTTACTATCTCTTCCACATGCTGCTGCTGGTCCCCCTGCCCAAGGGCCTGCTGGCGTTCCTGGGTTAA
- a CDS encoding tripartite tricarboxylate transporter permease, which translates to MSLLIDGFVRMIENGGWLYLMIGVIAGVVIGSLPGLTGTMGMTLLLPFTYSLPSDVGLSLLIGIFAGAIYGGSISAILLRTPGTPAAGATLIDGYPMAKRGEAGRALATSTIASAMGGLIGALVLTFLAPTIAKIALKFGAPEYIWLAVYGLTMISFVSGKSLIKGYIAGLVGLLMATIGIDPISGSIRFTFGSMNLLSGVSLQAVLIGLFAMAQALNSVEEYDQPQAKQLKIEHIGISAKDFLRILPHVVKSAFIGTFVGAVPGTGTDIAAFLSYGEAKRSSKHPEEFGKGAIEGIAAPESGNNACVNGALIPMFTLGIPGEAGTAVLLGGLMVLGLTPGPLLFRDHPETIYSVFAATITSNLFIVIFGLLCARLFAKVLSLPKNMITVVIFVLALTGSFAMRNNVFDVITTVVAGIAGYFMTKADYPVAPVLLGIILGPTVEQNLSRALLISGGSYTILFTRPISILFIVIIAATLFSNLRKQSKNKKSKSDLVAEEVAAEVASIEAQEEQK; encoded by the coding sequence ATGAGTTTATTGATTGACGGTTTCGTGCGGATGATCGAAAACGGCGGCTGGCTCTACCTGATGATCGGTGTGATCGCCGGCGTGGTCATCGGCTCCCTGCCCGGCCTGACGGGCACCATGGGCATGACGCTTCTCTTGCCCTTCACCTATTCCCTGCCCTCCGACGTGGGCCTTTCCCTGCTGATCGGTATCTTTGCCGGCGCCATCTACGGCGGCTCCATCTCCGCCATTTTGCTGCGCACCCCCGGCACCCCTGCCGCCGGCGCCACGCTGATCGACGGCTATCCCATGGCAAAACGGGGCGAGGCCGGCAGGGCGCTGGCCACTTCCACCATCGCCTCGGCAATGGGCGGCCTGATCGGCGCCCTGGTGCTGACTTTCCTGGCTCCTACCATTGCAAAAATCGCGCTGAAGTTCGGCGCGCCTGAATACATTTGGCTGGCTGTGTACGGCCTGACCATGATCAGCTTTGTCTCCGGGAAGTCCTTGATTAAGGGCTACATCGCCGGCCTGGTGGGCCTGCTGATGGCCACCATCGGCATTGACCCCATCAGCGGCAGCATCCGTTTCACCTTTGGTTCCATGAACCTGCTGAGCGGCGTGTCGCTGCAGGCGGTGCTCATCGGCCTCTTTGCCATGGCCCAGGCGCTCAACAGCGTGGAAGAGTATGACCAGCCCCAGGCCAAGCAGCTGAAGATCGAGCACATCGGCATCTCGGCCAAGGACTTCCTCCGGATTCTGCCCCACGTGGTGAAGTCCGCCTTCATCGGCACCTTTGTGGGCGCCGTGCCCGGCACGGGCACGGATATCGCCGCTTTCTTGTCCTATGGCGAGGCCAAGCGCTCCAGCAAGCATCCGGAGGAGTTCGGCAAGGGCGCCATCGAGGGCATTGCCGCTCCGGAGTCCGGCAACAATGCCTGCGTCAACGGCGCCCTGATCCCCATGTTCACCCTGGGCATCCCCGGCGAGGCCGGTACGGCGGTGCTGCTGGGCGGACTGATGGTGCTGGGCCTGACCCCGGGACCGCTGCTGTTCCGGGATCATCCGGAGACCATCTATTCCGTGTTCGCCGCCACTATCACCTCCAATCTGTTCATCGTGATTTTCGGCCTGCTGTGCGCCCGGCTCTTCGCCAAGGTGCTGTCCCTGCCGAAGAACATGATCACCGTGGTGATCTTTGTTTTGGCGCTGACCGGCTCCTTTGCCATGCGCAACAATGTATTTGATGTGATTACCACCGTGGTGGCCGGCATCGCGGGCTACTTTATGACCAAGGCGGACTACCCGGTTGCCCCGGTGCTTTTGGGTATCATCTTGGGGCCCACCGTGGAACAGAACCTGTCCCGGGCACTGCTGATCTCGGGCGGCAGCTATACCATCCTGTTTACCCGGCCCATCTCCATCCTCTTCATTGTCATCATCGCCGCCACACTGTTCTCCAATCTGCGCAAGCAGAGCAAGAACAAAAAGAGCAAGAGCGATCTGGTGGCAGAGGAAGTGGCCGCGGAAGTGGCCAGTATCGAGGCCCAGGAAGAGCAGAAATAA